In Nocardia sp. NBC_01327, the genomic stretch TGACCGGCGCTGGCAGCAGATCGCCGGGGGTGACATCCAGGGCCGACGCCAGGCGGTAGGTGGTGATCATCGAGGGTGCGCTGACGCCGCGTTCGATCTGGCTGAGGAAGGGCTGGCTGATGCCCGCACGCTTGGCGAGTTCACGCATCGACAGTCCGGACTTCTCACGCAGGTCGCGGACCACGCCGCCGACCAGCTTGGCCAGGCCCGGCTCATCCGGTTCGCCAGGTGCCACCGGTTTCTGGTTCACACAGGCCAGTGTGCCCGATCCCGGGTTACGGCGAGCGCGCGGGCATTTACATGTTCGTGACGCGAGTGAACGTTATGGCCACACAAATAGGCCAATCTGACTGCTGTCACTTATCACCCCTGCTTTACTCGGAGCGTGCCCGTTGTCGGTCCTCGAAGGCGATCCGCCTGCCACCACCACCCGTCTGGTCGAACAGCGCGGCATCGATCACATCCCGGAAGTCGAGCGCACCGGTACCGTCCGGCAGCTCGGGCTCATGTGGAGTGGAGTCATTCTCAATGTGCAGGTGGTGGTGTACGGCACCCTGCTCGTCGCCATCGGCCTGAATGTGTGGCAGGCGCTGGCGGCGGTGGCCATCGGCACCGCCACCTGGGCACTGGCCGGGTTGGCGAGCCTGCCGGGCCCGGCGGCGGGCACCACCACATTCGCGGTCAGCCGGGCGGCCTTCGGCCGGAACGGCATGCGGCCCATCGCCTTCTGCAATTGGCTACAGCAGATCGGCTACGAGGTGCTGGATCTGGTGATCCTGGTGCTCGCGGGCTCGGCCCTGCTGGATATGGCCGGCGTGCACGTCTCCGACGGCACGAAAGTCGTATTGCTGGTGGCATTCTCGGTCGCGCAGAGCCTGCTGCCGAGTCTCGGCCACGCCGCCATCACCCGGGTGCTGAACATGCTGGTGCTCCCGTTCGCGGCGCTGTTCCTGATCATGGCCTGGCTCACCGCCGACAAGCTCGACATCACCGTCGGGCACCCCGCCGGATGGTCGGCCTTCCTCGGCGGAGTCGCCCTGGCCGCCAGCGCCAGTGGGCTCGGCTGGACGCCCAATGCCACCGATTTCTCGCGCTATCTGCCGACCGCCACCCCGCGCCGGAAGGTGGTGGCCGCGGTGACTATCGGCGGTGCGGTGCCGCAGGCGCTGCTCATGCTGCTGGGCGTCGGGGTGGCAATGCTCACCGAGCAGGCGTCCGATCCGATCAGCGGGCTGCCGAGCGTGTACCCGGGGTGGTTCCTGGCGCCGTATCTGATTCTGGTTATCGCGCAGATGATCTCGCTGAACGCCATCGACCTGTACTCGTCCGGAGTCACCCTCCAAGCCATCGGACTGCGCATCGGCCGCTGGCAGGCCGTGGTGCTGGACGGGGTGATCTGTGCGGCCGTCGGGGCGATCGTGGTGTTCTCCTCGGACTTCAATACCTTCGTCAGCAACTTCCTGCTGTTCATGATCGTGTGGTTCGCACCGTGGTCCGCGATCTTCGTCGTCGATTACTTCTTCCGCCGTGGCCGCTACGACCTGGACTCGCTCGGCGAATCGGGCGGCCGCTATGTGCGGCGCGGCGGGCTGCACCTGCCGGGCGTGCTGGCCCAGCTCGCGGGCATGGTCGCGGCGCTGTGCTGCATCAATACCTCGGTGTTCGTCGGGCCGATCGCAAACCTGTGCGGCGGTGCGGATTTGAGCATTCCGGCCGGGCTGCTGGTCGGCGGTATCGCGTACTACCTCACCGCTCGCCGCGGCGTTTTTGCCGAATCCCAGTTCAGTCCAGTCGTTTCCACGCACTGAAGAGAGAGGAAAACCCGTGGGATTCCACGTACCGATCATCGACATCACGCCCTATGTGAGTGGCGGTGATGCGACCGCGCGTCGCGAGGTGGCGCGGCAACTCGACGAGGCCGCTCGCACAGTCGGTTTCATGCAGATCACCGGACATGCGGTGCCGGGACCGGTGATCGACGGATTTGCCGCCGCACTGGACGAGTTCTTCGCGCTCGACCTGGATTCGAAGAAGCAATACCGCACACCGCCGGCGATCAATCGAGGCTATTCACCGCCCAAGAGTGAAAGCCTGAGCTTGAGCCTCGGTGTGGAGTCGGCGACCCGGATGAACGACTTCTTCGAGGCCTTCAATATCGGGGCCTCGACCGCCGACTATCCCGGGCTGGATCTTCCGGCCGATGACTACGCGGAAAACCTGTGGCCGCAGCAGGTTCCACAGTTCCAAGCGCCGGTGCAGGCGTACTTCGCGGAGGCCGCCCGGGTTGCCCGCACCCTCACCCTCGCCTTCGCGGACGCGCTCGAACTGCCTGCGGGCTACTTCGGGGACTACACCGACCACTCCCTGGATGTGCTGCGGATGAACAACTACGCGCTGCCGCCGGGCACGATCGATCTCGACGGCGATCTCACCGGCATGGGTGAGCACACCGACTACGGCATAGTCACCGTGCTGTGGGCCGATCAGGCGCCGGGCCTCCAGGTGCTCGGCGCGGACGGCAGCTGGCACGATGTCCAGCCCGCCGACGGCGCGCTACTGGTGAATCTCGGCGATTTGATGGCTCGGTGGACCAATGAGCGCTGGCTCTCCACCCTGCACCGGGTGAAGCCGCCCATTGTGGACGGCGCCATCCAGCGGCGCCGCAGCGCCGCCTACTTCCACGACGGCAATATCGACGCTCTCATCGAAACGCTGCCCTCGTGTGTCGGCGACGGCAGTAGGTACGAGCCGGTGACGGTCGCCGACCACATTCGCGCCAAACTCGCGGGTTCCCGTGCCGGACAACCCAATACCAATGCCACGCGCGAGGCCGCCCGCGTCCTCGCGGCGGCCCAGCAGTCCGGAGATCGCGCATGAGCATTCCCTTTCGTGAGCTGCCGAAGGTCAGCCTGCACTGCCATCTCACCGGTTCGGTACTGCCTGAAACCGTGGCCGCGCTGGCCCGCAAGCATGGTGTGCCGATGCCGGGCGGGCGTACGGCGCAGGACCTGTACGACATCGACAGCCACGTTGATCTCGATGAATTCCTCCGGGTCTACGACATGGTCGGTCAGGTCGTCCGCGATGCCGACGACTTCCGCCGCATCACCTACGAGTCCCTGACCGAACTGGGCTCGAAACACGGTGTGCTGTATCGCGAAATCTTCGTCAGCCCGCCCGCACACCCCTACGCCGACTATCGGGTTCTTCTCGAGGGTGTCCGTGCCGGTATGCGAGAAGCCGAGCAGGACACCGGAATCGGCAGCCGAATCATTGTGGCCATCAACCGCGAGGACACCCCGGCCGCGGCCGTCGAACTGGTGCGCCAGGTGATCGAGCACCGTTGTGATGAGGTGGTCGGCATCGGGTTGGATTACGCCGAAGTCCACGGCCCACCGGAGCTTTTCCACGAGGCGTACCGACTGGCCGGTAAAGCGGGCCTGAATCGCACCGCCCACTCGGAATCCGGGCCGACCCCGAATATCGAAATCCTCCTCGATGTCCTCGGTTGCACCCGGGTCGACCACGGCTATCACGTGGTCGACAGCCCTCGCATCACCGACCGCTGCCGATCGGAGGGCATCGTCTTCACCTGCACCCCGGTGAGTTCCGATATCGGGCGCTACTCCGGCAGCGGCAATGGCAAACACGAAAAGATCGCGGCGATGGTGGAAGCAGGCCTGCGAGTCACCATCGATTCCGACGATCCGCCCATGTTCGGCACCGACCCCACAAACGACTTCGAAGTCCTGCACCGCACCCTGGGATACGACACCGACCAACTACTGGCCTTCACCCTCAATGCAGTCGAAGGGTGCTGGCTGGATGACCCCGACAAATCCGCACTACGCACCCGCGTGCAACGGCAGCTCACCCGCGCCTGACCAAGCCGACAGGTGAATACCGGCCAATAGCGACGGCATTGCACAAGCGCCCGGCACCGGTTCACGGGCGATGAAATCGCGTGTTGGAGTTGTGGTTACGTTCTCGTCATTTGAGGGGAATAGGGTGCTCTGAAATCGCGATTGCGGTAGAGGAGCGGTGTTATGCGGGAAGCGCTTCCGAGTAAGAGGCAGGTTTTGCTGGCTTGTCGGGGGACAAGTTATCCGGGGCATCCGGTACTTTGTGCGGCTCATGAGTTGACCGAGCTGCATGGGCGGCGGATGGCGGCGGCACCGGAGGTTTGTGCCGAACTCGATAGTCTGCGAAACGATTTGGTGCACACTATTGATTGCTGGGTGACCTCGCGACTACCACCGTCGCATGGGGCGGCGCGCGTGCATACGGAGACGCTCGGGGCCGTTATCGATCGGCTGGCGCAGTTGACAGCGCATGCCTATGCTGCTCTCGCACATTCCTCCGGCCGGGAATTGACCGTCGCTTGGGAAAGCCTTGCCGAATTGGCTATCGGCTATGAGGATTTGGCGTCCGAGGTATGCACCGGACGCCGCCGACTGCCGGGTGGGCATTGAGCCGGCGGCTACCGGGTGGGCAGTGAATCAGCTCGGCGGTCGATGCTGTGCGTACCAGTCCAAGAGCGACGGGTCATCGACCGCTGTGCGGGCCACTACACGGGAGGGGTCC encodes the following:
- a CDS encoding purine-cytosine permease family protein, which gives rise to MSVLEGDPPATTTRLVEQRGIDHIPEVERTGTVRQLGLMWSGVILNVQVVVYGTLLVAIGLNVWQALAAVAIGTATWALAGLASLPGPAAGTTTFAVSRAAFGRNGMRPIAFCNWLQQIGYEVLDLVILVLAGSALLDMAGVHVSDGTKVVLLVAFSVAQSLLPSLGHAAITRVLNMLVLPFAALFLIMAWLTADKLDITVGHPAGWSAFLGGVALAASASGLGWTPNATDFSRYLPTATPRRKVVAAVTIGGAVPQALLMLLGVGVAMLTEQASDPISGLPSVYPGWFLAPYLILVIAQMISLNAIDLYSSGVTLQAIGLRIGRWQAVVLDGVICAAVGAIVVFSSDFNTFVSNFLLFMIVWFAPWSAIFVVDYFFRRGRYDLDSLGESGGRYVRRGGLHLPGVLAQLAGMVAALCCINTSVFVGPIANLCGGADLSIPAGLLVGGIAYYLTARRGVFAESQFSPVVSTH
- a CDS encoding isopenicillin N synthase family dioxygenase, giving the protein MGFHVPIIDITPYVSGGDATARREVARQLDEAARTVGFMQITGHAVPGPVIDGFAAALDEFFALDLDSKKQYRTPPAINRGYSPPKSESLSLSLGVESATRMNDFFEAFNIGASTADYPGLDLPADDYAENLWPQQVPQFQAPVQAYFAEAARVARTLTLAFADALELPAGYFGDYTDHSLDVLRMNNYALPPGTIDLDGDLTGMGEHTDYGIVTVLWADQAPGLQVLGADGSWHDVQPADGALLVNLGDLMARWTNERWLSTLHRVKPPIVDGAIQRRRSAAYFHDGNIDALIETLPSCVGDGSRYEPVTVADHIRAKLAGSRAGQPNTNATREAARVLAAAQQSGDRA
- the add gene encoding adenosine deaminase is translated as MSIPFRELPKVSLHCHLTGSVLPETVAALARKHGVPMPGGRTAQDLYDIDSHVDLDEFLRVYDMVGQVVRDADDFRRITYESLTELGSKHGVLYREIFVSPPAHPYADYRVLLEGVRAGMREAEQDTGIGSRIIVAINREDTPAAAVELVRQVIEHRCDEVVGIGLDYAEVHGPPELFHEAYRLAGKAGLNRTAHSESGPTPNIEILLDVLGCTRVDHGYHVVDSPRITDRCRSEGIVFTCTPVSSDIGRYSGSGNGKHEKIAAMVEAGLRVTIDSDDPPMFGTDPTNDFEVLHRTLGYDTDQLLAFTLNAVEGCWLDDPDKSALRTRVQRQLTRA
- a CDS encoding DUF4254 domain-containing protein, with product MAAAPEVCAELDSLRNDLVHTIDCWVTSRLPPSHGAARVHTETLGAVIDRLAQLTAHAYAALAHSSGRELTVAWESLAELAIGYEDLASEVCTGRRRLPGGH